ACTAAACCGTCCCACGTAAACCCAGATGAACTCCGGGGACTCTTCGGCGCTTGCAAACTCTCCACCCATAGATTTCCAGCCTATGCAGACGAATCTTGCTCCGACACCGGCCATATAGTCGACGTTCGGAAGCTCCGGGTGGCTCTCTCTCACAGCTCTTTTGTCGTTTCCGTCTTCTGCAAATCTCAGGATATAGTTTCTGTGTCTGCTTCGGAGGATTCTTCATCTATGGGTATCGGGGATTTTTTGCAGACGGTAATGGAACCTGTTACTCCTCAGAATGGCGAGTTGATTGGGTTTGGGCGCGCCGTTTCTGATATGGGATTGACTGCTTCGATTTATGATGTCATggtattatatatatgtgtgtgtgtgtttatatAATGTAGATATAGAGTCTTTGTTTGAGTGTGTTTGTGGTGTTAGTCTTATAAATGAGCTTCAGTGCTTGTTTCTCAGGTTGCTCCTCCATTACGAGGTTTGGGAATTGGCAAGATGATTGTTCAAAGAATCATAAGGTCTGGCATCACTATTTCTTCTATTCCAACTTTTTTTTCTTGTGGGGTGGGTGGGGTTATTTCTATGTTTGATCTTTTGgaatttcttatgttttgtttgttAAATTTGTTAACATTTTTTGCTGATTGTGCTATGAACTCTGGTGTGTTATGTGTTTTTGCTATGGCTTTTGATTAAGTGATGTTGAGTGTATTGATCTAAATGTAAGCAAATGAATATCCAATTTATATAAATTTTCTGTTCTTGCAGAATGCTCACAAGTTGGGACATTTATGACATAGCAGCGCTTTGCTCGGAGAATGAGAGGTTgctattctatatatatatatatatatatatatatgtatcagtTACCAGAACCCACTTTGATTGTTAAACCTTGATCATGATAATGGGAAGACTATTTTGTCATTTCAAATCTTTTCAATCCTCATAATAATGAGTCAGAAAAATTG
This genomic interval from Humulus lupulus chromosome 8, drHumLupu1.1, whole genome shotgun sequence contains the following:
- the LOC133798108 gene encoding GCN5-related N-acetyltransferase 3, chloroplastic, with protein sequence MKIVLESFSCKTMELKWVVTTPKTHKPKSLSLPQTSLPIFISTKPSHVNPDELRGLFGACKLSTHRFPAYADESCSDTGHIVDVRKLRVALSHSSFVVSVFCKSQDIVSVSASEDSSSMGIGDFLQTVMEPVTPQNGELIGFGRAVSDMGLTASIYDVMVAPPLRGLGIGKMIVQRIIRMLTSWDIYDIAALCSENERQFFENCGFGDDILSSTTMMYTRTVSASSEGNHMTKRFGRKLLLVPPLKCTLRFRNQ